The following are from one region of the Coffea eugenioides isolate CCC68of chromosome 2, Ceug_1.0, whole genome shotgun sequence genome:
- the LOC113763717 gene encoding abscisic acid receptor PYL11-like — protein sequence MFHNPFPSHQESNQNSKALLKMMNQYHAHDDLFPNQCTSSLVQEIDAPLSLVWSLVRQFDNPQAYKLFIKNCTMTAGDGGIGSVREVMVVSGLPAETSRERLDKLDDDLHVMEFSIIGGDHRLVNYQSTTTLHEDDGGRSDQTVVIESYVVDIPPDSSEMDTCLFADTIVACNLRSLAKISEKMARKVQVPPAA from the coding sequence ATGTTTCACAACCCCTTTCCAAGTCATCAAGAAAGTAACCAAAACTCCAAAGCACTACTAAAGATGATGAACCAATATCACGCCCACGATGATCTCTTCCCAAACCAGTGCACTTCAAGCCTAGTCCAAGAAATAGACGCACCGCTTTCTCTGGTCTGGTCTTTGGTCCGTCAATTCGACAACCCACAAGCCTACAAGCTGTTCATCAAGAACTGCACCATGACAGCCGGTGACGGCGGCATCGGAAGCGTCCGGGAGGTCATGGTCGTGTCAGGTTTGCCGGCTGAAACAAGCAGGGAAAGACTAGATAAACTGGATGATGACTTGCATGTTATGGAGTTCAGCATAATTGGCGGCGATCATAGGCTTGTGAATTATCAGTCCACAACTACGTTGCATGAGGATGATGGCGGAAGGAGTGATCAGACGGTGGTGATTGAATCTTACGTTGTGGATATTCCACCGGACAGTAGTGAGATGGATACGTGCTTGTTTGCTGACACTATAGTTGCCTGTAACCTGAGGTCTTTGGCTAAAATCAGTGAGAAAATGGCACGGAAAGTTCAAGTTCCTCCAGCCGCTTGA
- the LOC113757375 gene encoding probable leucine-rich repeat receptor-like protein kinase At1g35710, with product MGVSFPISLCKLQKLGNHGLEQQLRGSVPNCLGNVTSPREIYLDSNALSSNIPTSSWKLKDLFVLNLSSNSLHGFVPPDIGNLKGTAVLDLSVNQLSNNIPDSIGDLQNLFNLSLAHNQLTGPIPESVGNVLRLELLDRSHNNLSGLIPREISKMTMNFKKSLQRGCFEYIIPSKGLRIQKMRNLELAFAECEVTLNFQPTKSKKKEKKKTRYKLSGDVLKLSGDNVLLWRQSEFLQLLETNLELPRMFET from the exons ATGGGAGTGTCCTTCCCCATCAGTCTCTGTAAATTACAGAAACTTGGGAATCATGGACTTGAGCAGCAATTACGGGGTTCAGTTCCAAATTGCTTAGGCAATGTCACGTCCCCACGAGAGATTTATCTAGATTCCAATGCATTGTCTTCCAATATACCTACAAGCTCGTGGAAACTGAAAGATCTCTTTGTCCTTAACCTTTCCTCAAATTCCTTGCATGGTTTTGTACCTCCAGATATTGGAAATCTCAAAGGTACTGCTGTTCTAGATTTATCAGTCAATCAATTGTCAAATAATATTCCAGATTCAATTGGAGATTTACAAAACTTGTTCAATCTTTCTTTGGCACATAATCAGCTGACAGGACCTATTCCCGAGTCAGTTGGTAATGTGTTACGTTTAGAACTTTTAGATCGATCTCATAACAATCTCTCTGGTTTGATTCCTAGAGAAATTTCCAAAATGacgatgaattttaaaaaatctcTGCAAAGGGGCTGTTTTGAGTATATAATTCCGTCCAAGGGTCTTCGCATTCAGAAAATGCGAAATCTTGAGCTtgcatttgctgaatgcgaagtCACTTTAAATTTTCAGCccacaaaatccaaaaaaaaagaaaaaaagaaaaccagaTACAAG CTTTCCGGCGACGTTTTGAAGCTTTCCGGCGACAACGTACTTCTATGGAGACAGAGTGAGTTTTTGCAGCTTTTGGAAACAAATCTAGAACTTCCTCGGATGTTTGAAACCTGA
- the LOC113760831 gene encoding low-temperature-induced cysteine proteinase-like, translating to MTTMRTHASLLLLVLFLILVTFTTLSSSLLNDQYSIIGKNDEEFLSEERVAEIFQEWKEKHGKVYKHVQEGEKRFQNFRKNLKYIVEKNSMRQSNSGHVVGLNKFADMSNEEFKKVYISKIKDGKRITDQRGEFNIALRKSKAASCEAPASLDWRKHGVVTGVKDQGGCGSCWSFSTTGAIEGINALVTGDLISLSEQELVDCDATNDGCEGGYMDYAFEWVISNGGIDTESDYPYTGIDGTCNITKEERKIVTIDGYKDVADEESALLCAVVQQPISVGIDGSAIDFQLYTGGIYDGDCSDNPDDIDHAVLIVGYGSQGGEDYWIIKNSWGTYWGMEGYAYIRRNTKLKNGVCAINAMASYPTKESSSSPSPYPSPTVPPPPPVNPPPPPPPSPSPSDCGDYSYCPPDETCCCLLEFRQICFLQGCCDYENAVCCTGTDYCCPSDYPICDVDDGLCLRNFGDFLGVAAKKRTMAKHKFPWSKTHEVKKTYKPLLWKRNQLAAMR from the exons ATGACAACAATGAGGACCCATGCTTCCCTTCTTTTGCTAgttcttttcttgattttggtcaCGTTTACAACCTTGAGCTCTAGTCTTCTTAATGATCAATACTCAATTATAGGCAAAAATGATGAAGAGTTTCTTTCAGAGGAAAGGGTCGCTGAGATCTTCCAAGAATGGAAGGAAAAGCATGGAAAAGTGTACAAACATGTACAGGAGGGAGAGAAGAGGTTCCAGAATTTCAGAAAAAATTTGAAGTATATAGTGGAGAAGAACTCAATGAGGCAATCGAACTCAGGGCATGTTGTGGGGTTGAACAAATTTGCTGATATGAGTAATGAGGAGTTCAAGAAGGTGTATATTTCAAAGATCAAGGATGGGAAGAGGATAACAGATCAAAGAGGTGAGTTTAATATTGCTTTGAGAAAGTCCAAGGCAGCCTCTTGTGAAGCTCCTGCATCTTTGGACTGGAGGAAGCATGGGGTTGTGACTGGCGTTAAGGACCAGGGAGGGTGTG GAAGTTGTTGGTCATTTTCTACGACTGGAGCCATAGAAGGAATAAATGCACTAGTCACAGGAGATCTCATTAGCCTTTCAGAGCAAGAACTCGTGGACTGTGATGCAACCAATGATGGCTGTGAAGGTGGATATATGGACTATGCTTTTGAGTGGGTGATCAGCAATGGAGGGATTGATACTGAATCTGATTATCCATACACTGGCATAGATGGCACCTGCAACATCACTAAG GAGGAACGCAAGATTGTAACAATTGATGGCTACAAAGATGTGGCAGACGAAGAGAGTGCCCTGCTTTGTGCTGTCGTCCAGCAACCTATTAGTGTGGGCATAGATGGTTCTGCAATAGATTTTCAGCTATATACCGGG GGGATATATGATGGAGACTGCTCAGACAATCCAGATGATATAGATCATGCAGTTCTAATAGTTGGTTATGGTTCTCAAGGTGGTGAGGACTATTGGATCATAAAGAATTCATGGGGTACCTATTGGGGAATGGAGGGATATGCCTATATAAGAAGAAACACTAAGTTGAAAAACGGTGTTTGTGCAATCAATGCAATGGCTTCTTATCCAACCAAAGAATCCTCTTCTTCTCCATCTCCTTATCCCTCCCCTACTGTTCCACCACCTCCACCAGTAAATCCACCGCCGCCACCACCGCCTTCTCCATCTCCTAGTGATTGTGGAGACTACTCTTACTGTCCACCGGATGAGACATGCTGCTGTCTGCTTGAATTCCGCCAAATTTGCTTCTTGCAAGGTTGCTGTGATTACGAAAATGCTGTTTGCTGTACTGGCACAGATTATTGCTGTCCTAGTGACTATCCGATTTGCGATGTTGATGATGGCCTTTGTCTCAGG AACTTTGGAGACTTCCTGGGAGTGGCTGCAAAGAAGCGAACAATGGCTAAGCACAAATTTCCATGGAGTAAAACTCACGAAGTCAAGAAGACTTACAAGCCTCTCCTATGGAAGAGGAATCAGTTAGCAGCAATGCGCTGA
- the LOC113763932 gene encoding uncharacterized protein At4g15970-like, with the protein MDVEDGRITGENDQKPSEPGGYHLLHHQNHHNFSTKSIIKIALLTIAALVACLVLYHSPYHVQYLLPASYNPFPSSSASQESTKANQSSLPSSDQGKSSDAGNLSPPPTDILQGNVSATANNDLTSQANLSPPMTTNNTVQENLPSPDKVENEATKLEIVLRKAAMEDKTVILTTLNAAWTAPNSIFDLFLESFNIGNGTQWLLNHVVVLALDQKAYSHCTEVHPHCHSVTTEGVDFSGEAHFMSQDYLKMMWRRIDFLHTVLKMEYNFIFTDADVMWFRDPFSHLYSDADFQIACDHYWYTSTDLNNSPNGGFNYVKSNNRTIQFYKFWYTSKDRFPGQHDQDVLNGIKFDPFINEIGLKIRFLDTAFYGGFCEPSKDLNLVCTMHANCCIGLDNKIHDLRMLIEDWKKYMALPNEEKTMTPQTWTVPRICG; encoded by the exons ATGGATGTGGAAGATGGCAGGATCACCGgtgaaaatgatcagaaaccATCAGAACCTGGCGGCTACCACCTCCTTCACCACCAGAACCACCACAATTTCTCTACTAAAAGCATCATCAAGATAGCCCTTTTAACCATTGCGGCCCTTGTAGCGTGCCTCGTCCTTTATCATTCCCCTTATCACGTACAGTATCTCTTGCCCGCTTCCTATAATCCATTTCCCAGTAGCAGTGCATCTCAGGAATCTACAAAAGCAAACCAATCTTCGTTGCCTTCTTCTGATCAAGGAAAATCTTCCGATGCCGGAAATTTGTCACCTCCACCGACTGACATCTTGCAAGGAAATGTATCTGCAACTGCTAACAATGACTTGACTAGTCAGGCAAATTTATCTCCTCCGATGACGACAAACAATACTGTTCAAGAAAACCTACCTTCGCCG GATAAAGTAGAAAATGAAGCAACCAAGTTGGAGATAGTACTGAGAAAAGCAGCCATGGAGGACAAAACCGTTATCCTAACAACACTAAATGCAGCTTGGACAGCACCAAATTCAATATTTGATCTCTTTCTTGAGAGCTTCAATATTGGAAATGGAACACAATGGCTGTTGAATCACGTAGTAGTTCTGGCTTTGGACCAGAAGGCGTACTCTCACTGCACGGAAGTACACCCTCATTGTCATTCAGTTACCACTGAAGGCGTGGATTTTTCTGGTGAGGCACATTTTATGAGCCAAGATTATTTGAAGATGATGTGGAGAAGGATTGATTTTCTGCACACTGTTCTTAAGATGGAATACAACTTCATTTTCACG GATGCCGATGTCATGTGGTTTCGAGATCCATTCTCACATTTGTATTCAGATGCAGATTTTCAAATTGCATGCGATCATTATTGGTACACCTCTACTGACCTGAACAACTCTCCAAATGGAGGATTTAACTATGTGAAATCGAATAACCGAACAATCCAATTTTACAAGTTTTGGTACACATCAAAAGACAGATTTCCTGGTCAACATGATCAAGATGTGCTTAATGGGATCAAGTTTGACCCCTTCATCAATGAGATTGGGCTCAAGATTAGGTTCTTGGACACAGCTTTCTACGGTGGATTTTGTGAGCCTAGTAAAGATCTTAATCTTGTTTGCACTATGCATGCGAATTGTTGTATTGGTCTAGACAATAAAATTCATGATCTTAGGATGTTAATTGAGGATTGGAAAAAATACATGGCATTGCCAAATGAAGAAAAGACTATGACACCACAAACTTGGACAGTTCCAAGAATTTGTGGATGA